A segment of the Ochotona princeps isolate mOchPri1 chromosome 16, mOchPri1.hap1, whole genome shotgun sequence genome:
cctggtttcagattggcacagctccggccattgtggttgcttggggcatgaatccacagatggaagatcttcctgtctctcttcctctctgtatatctgactttccaatacaaataaataaatatttatttattacgatttatttatttttattggaaatttatttttttgaagatgtatttatttgaaagagagaaagagagggagaaaatttttcctctgctggttcattcatcaaacaccctgaaacagccagagttggCCCACGTCGAAGCCCTTGagccaagcccttgagccatcacctgctgcctcccagggtacacattagcaggtagctggaatcaAGTGGATCTGGGACCCAGggtctctgatacaggatgctggcctcCCAGGTGGCACCTTAGCTGCTTGACCCAGCGCTTGCTTCTGCCTCCTCCTTTAATGCAAAGCATAGGCTGAGCAGGTGTGGGACCCCAGTTCATGGATGGGGAGGTGAGACTGTAAGTTGTTCTCAAACTACTGGCTGAGCACAttctatgtgccaggcactgtggggtgctggtgctgcagcagcaCAAAGCACCAGGATTCCTGTTGGCACCCCCTAGCGGGGGGACTGGGACAGAAATTGCCCTGGgccacacagcacagcagggtttcaagccctgtgctgcctcagtgggagtggggagacagaggggaaagGGCAGGAGTTTGGAAGGACTCAGCTGCAGGCCATTTCTCACTGGGTGTGTTCTGGTGTACTGGCAGGTGCACCCGTTCTGGCTGTGCTCTGGATTAGCTTGCCCTTGTTGTATGTagctgctgggagcagggctgaTTCCTGCAACGCACTGGTTGTTGCCTCATCCTAAGGCCAGTGCATATGCCTGGACCCTGTCCGGGCAGATGAGGGTAGCTCTCTCCCTGTGGCCTGATGGGCAGTGGAGCCTTCTTCATCTTCCCATGCACTTCCTGAGTCGTCAGCAGGCAGGTGTTTGTGTCCCTGTGCAGAAAGGAAGGGGCTGTGTATGTGAGCTATGCCTGTGGACTGGGTCCATCAGGCCAAGTGTGAGTGCTATACCTTTCCCCATGCGACTGTGGCTTGGGCATGCACAGTATGGCTGTGGCTTAGTCCCTTCTGGAAGAACGAGAGCAAGCATCTCCACTGCACCCATACGTGTAAATGGGTTCTTACATGTCAGAGTTCTGTGTGCAAGGGACAAGGTGACCGAGGCACAGGGAAATCACGAGCTTGGCCAAGGTCACACTAGGCAGGTGGCTCTGCAGAACATGCTCTCAGCCATTACACACACAGTCTCCTGGGCTGTTGGCCTATGCTAACACATGGGATCAGTATGACAGATCCCTTGGCTTCCCAGAGGCCCACTTTGACCTGTCAGATAAGGGGTGGGGACACTTGAATGGAGGTGCGATTGGGAGAGCACATGGTACATGTCAGACAGAAGGTCCCCCACGGGTCCTGATGGTGTCCTTTCTCTGCTGGGAGGAAACATGGTCTGTGAGCCCCTGGGGCTGAGTGGCTGTGGCTGTCCCTTGGGGAGGTGCTGTTGCTTCTACTTTCTTTTCCAGTTTCCTGGTGGTGGCAGGGCTCCAGCTGCACAGCTGAGTGACAACAGCGGGGTGTGTTTGGGGGGAGAGGGGGTTGCACAGAGGGTTCTGAAACCCTCCTTGGTGGAGTGGGGGAAGGGTGTCTTGGAACATGCACCATCCCAGTTGGGCCTGGGGAGCGGAGCGTGAGTAGGTGAGGGCTAGCACAGTGGTATACAGCAGGAGCCAGGTGGCATTGCTGGCTGGAGGGCTGGGCTCTGGGAGACACTGTTCTGTTCTTtcccaggtgctggggctgctggtgTGGGCCCTCATTGCTGACACCCCGTACCACCTGTACCCGGCCTATGGCTGGGTCATGTTCGTCGCCGTCTTCCTCTGGCTGGTGACAATCGTCTTCTTCGTCCTGTACCTGCTTCAGCTGCACCTGAAGTGGTACACCGTGCCCTGGCCGCTGGTGGTGAGTCTTGGTGGGAGGGTGGCTCTGGTGGCGGGAATTACGGTGAGCTGGGAGCCCAGGACCAGGCAAGTTATTCTTGGTtctgggaagggagaaggaagaggaatgggattggggaagggGCTATTAGCAATCCTGAATCCTTTTCCTTTTGGTGCCATGGATTGGGTAGCCCTGGAGGGTGAGGTATCAGACAGGAGCCAAGGTCAAGGTCTAGTATATGGCACTGACTCGGGCCATCTGGGAAAGGCTAGGTCAGCCACAGAAAGAAGCCGGACCACATGCAGGCGGAACTTCTGCTGTGAGCCGGTCACACCTGCGCTGAATTTGAGGTTCCCTGTGGGTGGGGACCAGGGAGCCATGGGACTGTGGGACCAGCCTGGCTGGCACCAGTAGCACCGTAGCAATTCAGTGCCTTTTGAGGTGGAGGAGATGGGAGTCATCCGCAGACAGAATGGGTCTGTTCCATTTCAGGGTCCTAAAACTTCCAGGGAAGGAGGCCTCTGTGTCTCTGAGGCCCAGAAAGGGGCTGGGATCCAGGTGTACCTGTTGCTGGTAGGAGGTTCTTTCCACAGGTTTGGAAGGCTGAGCTGGCCGTGGTGTGCCTGTGCCTTTTAGCAAGTGGCATGGGGAAGGTTTAGCTATAGCAAGAGAAGACTGGACTGGGATTGTGCAGATGGACTGGGGGCTCCAGGCAAGGCTTAGGGCAGGGGGAAGCGGCACGTGTGTGTTCCGGTGAAGCCAGCCTCCAtctgacacacatacacacagagagaggcagagagtgaggaGATAGATCTTAATCcactatctgttggtttattccccaactgattacaacagtcagggctggatcaggctagagccaggagccaggaactccatccacgagtggcaggggccaagttCTTGAACtgatttccactgccttccaggatgcatattagggagctggatttgggagtgaagcaggggcTGAACCCCAGGTATTTGGAGAGGGCCTAAGGGTGTCCAAGTGACACCTTAACTGCTCTGTCAAATGTCTGTCTCAGTATGAGCACTGAGAATCTTCAGGCTTTCATAAAAGCTGATTTTGAAATGTTAGTCATTAGAATCAAAGGCCTATGGGACAAATGCCCTGAgggcctggctcagcaccagaGGGTCACTCCTTGCTCACCCTGGTGTCCTGCAGTGGTCCTGGCTCAGGCAGATCTGCTGTGGGCCCCTGAGCCTAGGGTATGGCCAAAAGGAGGCCATAGGGTCCTCCCACCCGAGGCAGGGAGGGCTCTGGGGCCCTGCACGGAGACCAGCTACAGAGCCATGCCCTGCTCTGTCACCTGTTCCACAGGGAGCTGCCGCTGGCATAGAGATGGTTGTAGGCCCACCTCTTACCAAGGCCAAGAGTTCTGCTTGGCAATGCTTCGAATCCCATCTTTGAGGATGGCTCATCTTGCCCCCTCTACCtatcctgtcttttttttcttttttttaaagatttatttttttattacaaagtcagatatactgagaggaggagagatagagaggaagtggagctgccgggactagaaccagcggccatatgggatcaaggcgagggccttagccattaggccacgctgccgagccctacctATCCTGTCTTAAGGGTGTTTGTGCACCTGCTTGGCTTCCATGCTACCCTGGGCAGGGTAGCGGGGTGAGCATGCATGATGGCATGTCATGGGTTCCCACAGTGGGAAGGTCCCCTGTGTTTCCATCCTCACCTTTGCTACTAACCAGCTGTGCAGTTCCCAGGAATGTGAGCATGTATGTCTCAGACACTCTCTCTCTGCCCCGCCAGCTGATGATCTTCAATGCCAGCGCCACCGTGCTCTACATCACCGCCTTCATCACCTGCTCCGCCTCGGTGAATCTAACCTCCCTGAAAGGCAGCCGGCAGTACAACCAGCATGCGGCTGCCTCCGTGAGTAtggctcccagggctccccagGCTGTCTGCAGGCACCAAGCTTCCTCTCACCAGGAACCTGCCATTTCCCCAACGGTCTCAGGGGGAGGCAGGCTGCTTTTGGCTTCATTGATCAACAGTGAAACATTGGGGAACTGGGATACTTGGGGAATGAGGAAAACTTGGGGTGACCATGGAATTCTGCTGTAGATCAGCTGGGTTCACACTCTTGCCCATCAAACACACAGTGTGCCTCCTCCCTTTTTGCCCATGGCACATGCAAAGTCTTTAAGTTAaagccattgtgtgtgtgtgtgtgtgggctgtctAGAGGCGCACCACTTGAAGGCCAAGTCCAGTGGCTGTAGTACCCTGCACACTGGTCACTTTACTTCACAAGGCCCTACATGCCTTCCTTGGCCAGTTTGGAAGAGGACGGACCTACCAGTTCCTTTCAAAAGACAAGGAAACTGTGGCCTGGAGGTATTAGATCTGAGGCCTGGCATTATGGTCAAGGATAAGGCAGGGTGTGGAATACCACATGGGTTTCCTTGCTCTTCCCATTGAGGGTGGTTTTGAAGTCAATAGCTCTATTGTGGAGACAGACCAGGAGCTTCTGAACGAAGCCATAGATTCTATGTTATAGATGGGTTCTAGAAAATTCCTAGGACTGGCCTTAGAATGTCATCTTTCAGCCAGGTGTCTAAGGCTGCCTATCACTGGCTTTGCAGGGCCCCGTTTGCTGTTTTCCCTTGCTTTTGCAGCCTTACTGTGATTTTTAGCTGTTTGCCCAGTTGAGAATGTAATGCCAATACCCCTCCCCAGAGCCTGGCATGCATCTGCCCGTGGCAGTCAGTCAGTCAGAGGTAGGGCTAAGCATGAGGTGGTGGCTGCTGCGACTGCTCACGCTCCCTAGCCTGAACATGGAGACCCAGGGGCACTCACTTCCAGGGCCCTGTGCAGCCCTACTCAGCCTTGGtgttcctctcccttctcttgcAGTTCTTTGCCTGTTTAGTGATGATTGCCTACGGGGTGAGCACTTTCTTCAGCTTCCAGGCCTGGCGTGGAGTGGGCAGCAATGCAGCCACCAGTCAGATGGCTGGGGGTTATGCCTAAagtcccccccaacacacaccgtGTCCTGGCCCATCTTGGGGTGAAGATGTTGCTGTTGGGTCACAGTGCTCCTGGATGTGAGCCATGCCAACACTCTGGAGGAAACAGGCCCCAGTGccacgcacacacgcacgcaaCAAGATCAGAGACCAACAGCTGAGATCTCCTCCTTGGCAGCGCAAGGGGACGGGGGAGCTGGGGTTCTCACCCTGCTTTGCCTTCTGCCTTTGGAGGGTAGGATGGCGCTCAGCCTCCTCCCTAGCGCTAAATGCACTAACACGCTGCAGCCCCGCAGCCCTGGCCTGCCACAGGGGTTAGCCTAACCAGCAACTCACGGTTCTCTTCGCCTCGGTTCCAGCAGAGCTGAGCAAGTGCACAGTCTTGTAGATTCCTCCAGACACGGTTCCAGCCCGCCCACCCCCAGCCAACGTGTCCCTGTAGAGACATTTGCAGGAAGATGCTGACTCCTGGCAGCCTGTGGTCTTCCCCCTGTGCGCCCCATGCACGCCAGTTATTTAATGTCAGTCAGAGCGACATCTCTGCCATGGCAACCCCTCCGTGTTGCCTTCCCTATCCCGAGCCCTTGTGCTAACATTCCCTATGGGAACGCTAACCTGAAAGCCAACTGCATCCCTGAGGCTGTTGATTGGACAGAGGGCAGGGGCCACAGCTTTGCCTTGGTGAGCTGTCAGGTGCTCTGTGGTGACTTTGTGGTTGTTTGCCACCCTCccaccttttgtttttttttttaataaagatggaagaatttatttggaaagtctgTGCGGGAATCATGATTTGAGGGGATTCTATAACCTTAGGAAGCTGCAGGTCAAGACTGTGAAGGTCCCAGAATACCTGCCATCAGGCATTTCTGGCGGCACCCACAGCCAAGTGTCCTGAGGCAGGCTCACCATCTGTCCTGCCTGCTTTGTGGGAAGTGTACCTGGCTTATCCTTAAATCCCTTACCCTTGGCTTTAGGACAAGGCAGGTGACTTAACTGAACTTCCAGCTTGTACATGTATGAGCCGATCAAGGTGGCTGGCCTACTGGATGCTCAGAGCTGATGAAGGTCGTGGTGGAGAAAGTTGCCAAATCTCCCGACGGATGTTTTGAATACCATGGAACCACACTCAGAATCCTGAGCTGGGGCAGTCCTGGGAACCATCTGGGACCAATGCCAGTTAGAAACACACAGCTGCAGGCGAGCTGGTCTGCTACTGAGGGACAAGGATTCAATTAGGCACCCATTGTCCCAGGGGCGACACCTGTTGTCTTGGTGTGAATGGTGATGTATGAATAATTAGTCAGTCATTCCAGGAGTGAGCTGTAAAGAGTTTAGATATAAGGAATAGCAGGCTACTTTGAGGTTTAAGAGAAAGCAAAGTCCTTGGCCAGAGAGTCCCTACCTCCCATCTGATGCCTTAAAGCACAGCCTGGCTCACCTGAAATCCTGCAGTCCCAACTAAGCACAGCTCCTGGGGGACAGGGGCCTTCTGCAAACAATGCCCCCTGCTGGAGTTTGGCCAATGGGCAGGCTCACAGTGTTAACCAGCTACagtcttgcttgctttttttgttAAGGGAAGGGATCTCATTCTTGCACTCTTTCAGCTCTGTACTTACCCACGCTCACCTCTTTGCAGCCTGGCAGACTCACCCTGGGTCTCCTCAGGTGCCCCTGGCAGCACTCGTGGCCTGGGATTGGTGGTCTTCCTCACACCAGACAACAGGAAAGCCCCAAAGAGGTGCTGGTGACAAAGCTGCCCCTGAGGGTGCCTCGAACTTCCAAAGACCAGAGCAGTAATGGGAACCTAGTAGCAGTGGCTACTTTCAAGTTCAAGAAAGGGGCCGACTCAGGCAGGATGATGCTTCTTGCAAAACACCTCATAATTTACTCAGGAACCAGAGCAGTGACATATGTGACAGAAAAACACAGCTCATAGCACATCCCATGAGACCAGAACAGCCAAGTTCAAAGTCAGTACAGattcttttacttaaaaaaaggGGGGTATTCACTAGAACTGAATTAGTAcattgctacatttttttttccaaagaatagACACACTTTCAGGTTAGTGATATTCAACCAAACACTGCGTATAAAACCAAAGTGGACAGAGCACTGGTTAAGCTGCTTCCTAACCCTACTCGTGAGCTTGACTAGGGGACATCATATTGGCAGATGACAAGAAGTAAGCGGTTCCCTATGTCATCGGGAAACAGCACACTTGCTTACCCAGAGGGCCCTGATGTACTCATGCACGAACACTGAACAAGGCAGCCTCTCGCCTGCCCCCAGCACTCCCCGGGGCCCAGTCAGGTGGGAACGGCAGCATGGAAGGCAGCAGTACCACCACGGCACTGACAAGCAGCGAGGACGCGGCATGGAACACTTAGACCTTCACTTggctaatcctggaagctctaaGATCATTCCACTAGGTGAGCCTGAGTGTCCATCtagaaaaatagatattttaagaacaATGCTTAGAAGAGACTTCTAGAAACAGTAAGACAACACCAGGACCAGCAAGACAAAATGTTAGGACTACAAACGTCAGCCTGGGGCTTGATTCTCACATGTGGCTTTTAGGCTGAGTTTGAGGTGATTGCTACGGCCAGGCGAGCTGGGATCCTTGGCCTTAGGAGCCTTGTGatgggcaggcagctggagtaTTGCCCGCGACAAAACACTCCGTTAGGCTAAAGGACTGAACCT
Coding sequences within it:
- the PLLP gene encoding plasmolipin — encoded protein: MAEFPSKVSTRTSSPAQGASASAWTLRPDLGFVRSSLGVLMLLQLVLGLLVWALIADTPYHLYPAYGWVMFVAVFLWLVTIVFFVLYLLQLHLKWYTVPWPLVLMIFNASATVLYITAFITCSASVNLTSLKGSRQYNQHAAASFFACLVMIAYGVSTFFSFQAWRGVGSNAATSQMAGGYA